atatcaaaagataGCATATGCAAATGCTCCCCCATAATCTTAGCCAgtctgaaaacatggataacaaggAATTGCAACAAGTGGTGCAATTGAAATAACATAGACATGAACACAAAGCAACAAAACACAGCTCCCCCACAATCTTGGTCTTCTACATcctagtcttcttcttctccccctgcttgtgagcacacggattaaaaacaCCAAGAAAAATACCTCACATATTCATAAGGATAAGGATACTAACCTGCTACAGCACTCTGAAGATCCTGAACTATCTCAGCTAGCGCTTGAAGGGCTCGTGTTGTGTCCTGTAGTGCCACTTGCAAATCAACACGGCTGAGTGGTCCTTGAGGGATGGCAACTGATCCAAGTTCATAAAGGGATACACGACGTGGTGCAGTTCTGGAGCTTGGTGTAGCAGTTCGTGGAGCAGGGATCGGAGCAGGAGATGCCTGACGGGTTGTCCTTGCAGAGCTTCTCTTTGGTTCAGCTTTAGCTGGTCCCTTTCCTTTTGCCAGTCTCTGCTCATAGATCTCGCCCACTCGTTTATCCTTCTTGTAGAGAACCGGACGTTGGAGCTTGTCACTAGGATAGGATGGAACCGCCTGCTGACTTTGAAGAAGTGCCATGATCAAGCGAGGGAAGATCAACCAGCGGGCATCATTGACTTGAATCACTCCAAGATTAAGAATCTGTCTGAACATCATCTTCCCCAAATCAACACGGACTCCATGAGCCATCTTGTAGATCAGTCTTGCTCTCTCAAGTGAGACATATGTCTTGTGAGTCGAGGGAATCCAGTTGTATGCAGCTATGATCATCAAGGCCCCGTAGCATGGAGTAAGGTCCGCTGTAGTGAGACCATCCCATTCTGTCTTTGTATCTCCGGTGATGAAAGAAGCTAACTCAGTTACCGAGATATCATCCAACGTTGcggcttcctcctcttcttcctcagtaAGTGGTTCCCAATCTATGGCATTATTGAGGTGCGCAGGTGAGAACTTGTACTCTTGTCCCCGTACAGAGACAACCACTTCATCAACATCCGCTTCAGCTTTAGTACTCGGCAGACCTGCATAGAACTCAGCTACAACTTGCTCAACATACACTGCAAGATTCGAGACAGTTGATTCCATAGATCCTTTCTTGATAACGGCCAAGTAACCCCACTGATCAGCTTCCTTCAGATCCACCGAACGCTCAGCAAGTACCTTACGCTTAAGGAACTGATCATACCTTTTCTTGATGAGAGGAGACATTGGTTCAACACTTTTATCACCAGACCTTCTCGATCTCAGCTGAGGCGAGGCTCCTGCTTCCTTAGCCAAATATGGAGACTTGGCTGCATCTTCTGGTGTGAGAAACTG
Above is a genomic segment from Raphanus sativus cultivar WK10039 unplaced genomic scaffold, ASM80110v3 Scaffold0554, whole genome shotgun sequence containing:
- the LOC130502440 gene encoding uncharacterized protein LOC130502440, with translation MGKGKISAQQAESSKEEKHAEAEGSRRLLADGEPESPPPRNDMPVSDALPEVTEELASFNTANEKAPSEESDERTPGLGEEPSVKVPEADPQPQIGSTGAAIQDVPVTAKSPEEKDESALPLAIIEVEKELSEAESDSAKKVDDEPKDDDVTVGSESDEASQKERRKKRVLKRLGLRSGKQRKTGESSTPTQSQFLTPEDAAKSPYLAKEAGASPQLRSRRSGDKSVEPMSPLIKKRYDQFLKRKVLAERSVDLKEADQWGYLAVIKKGSMESTVSNLAVYVEQVVAEFYAGLPSTKAEADVDEVVVSVRGQEYKFSPAHLNNAIDWEPLTEEEEEEAATLDDISVTELASFITGDTKTEWDGLTTADLTPCYGALMIIAAYNWIPSTHKTYVSLERARLIYKMAHGVRVDLGKMMFRQILNLGVIQVNDARWLIFPRLIMALLQSQQAVPSYPSDKLQRPVLYKKDKRVGEIYEQRLAKGKGPAKAEPKRSSARTTRQASPAPIPAPRTATPSSRTAPRRVSLYELGSVAIPQGPLSRVDLQVALQDTTRALQALAEIVQDLQSAVAGGEEED